A part of Amycolatopsis lurida genomic DNA contains:
- a CDS encoding 2-keto-4-pentenoate hydratase, translating to MDASTLQEAAAALLSAYETGKPIAPLIETYPAATLEDAYRIQQRLVRHWAERGDEVRGHKVGLASAAMQRQMGVDQPDYGHLTASMFHLEHQPIPIGGFLQPRIEPEIAFVLGSRLRGPGITVADALRAVDFVVPALEIVDSRIQDWKISIVDTIADNASSGGVVLGSRPTAIGDIDLRLVGCVLHQNGEIAATGAGGAVLGSPVNALVWLANTVGPLGVALEPGHVVLPGSMTRAIPVSPGDTVVATMAGLGSVTAKFSGEERP from the coding sequence ATGGACGCCAGCACGCTGCAGGAGGCCGCGGCCGCGCTGCTCAGCGCGTACGAGACCGGCAAGCCGATCGCGCCCCTCATCGAGACGTACCCCGCCGCGACCTTGGAGGACGCGTACCGCATCCAGCAGCGGCTCGTCCGCCACTGGGCCGAACGCGGCGACGAGGTGCGCGGGCACAAGGTCGGTCTCGCGTCCGCCGCCATGCAGCGGCAGATGGGCGTCGATCAGCCGGACTACGGCCATCTGACCGCCTCGATGTTCCACCTCGAACACCAGCCGATCCCGATCGGCGGCTTCCTCCAGCCGAGGATCGAGCCGGAGATCGCGTTCGTGCTCGGCTCGCGGCTGCGCGGTCCCGGCATCACGGTGGCGGACGCGCTGCGGGCGGTGGACTTCGTCGTCCCGGCGCTGGAGATCGTCGATTCCCGCATCCAGGACTGGAAGATCAGCATCGTCGACACGATCGCGGACAACGCGTCCTCGGGCGGGGTCGTCCTCGGCAGCAGGCCGACCGCGATCGGCGACATCGACCTGCGGCTGGTGGGTTGTGTCCTGCACCAGAACGGCGAGATCGCGGCGACCGGCGCGGGCGGCGCGGTACTCGGCTCGCCGGTGAACGCGCTGGTGTGGCTCGCGAACACGGTCGGGCCGCTCGGCGTCGCGCTCGAACCGGGGCACGTCGTGCTGCCGGGTTCGATGACGCGTGCGATCCCGGTGAGTCCGGGCGACACCGTCGTCGCGACGATGGCGGGGCTCGGCAGTGTCACCGCGAAGTTCTCCGGGGAGGAACGGCCGTGA
- a CDS encoding 2-keto-4-pentenoate hydratase — protein MSLGVREAAEALLSGEEREPLTDAWPELDVDTAYAIQDEALRLRRARGETVIGVKLGLTSRVMQRRMGIASPLLAWLTDAMVLPAGVPLPSLIHPRAEPELVFVLGDRLAGPGVTAATAMAAVDRVHGGIEIVDSRYRDYRGKLPDAVADNGFSAYFTLGPVGVEPSTVDLSLEAALLEVDGAIVDTATGAAVQGHPAEALALAANTLGARGLALEPGWIVLTGGMTDAVDVRPGSRVAAHFSHLGSITLAGS, from the coding sequence GTGAGCCTTGGTGTGCGGGAGGCGGCGGAAGCGCTGCTGTCCGGGGAAGAACGCGAACCGCTGACCGACGCCTGGCCGGAACTGGACGTCGATACCGCCTATGCGATCCAGGACGAGGCGCTGCGGCTTCGGCGGGCACGCGGCGAGACGGTGATCGGCGTCAAGCTGGGCCTGACCTCGCGAGTGATGCAGCGGCGGATGGGGATCGCTTCGCCGTTGCTCGCGTGGCTGACCGACGCGATGGTGCTGCCCGCCGGTGTCCCGCTGCCGTCGCTGATCCACCCGCGGGCGGAACCCGAGCTGGTCTTCGTGCTGGGCGACCGGCTCGCGGGCCCCGGTGTCACCGCGGCGACCGCGATGGCGGCGGTGGACCGGGTCCACGGCGGCATCGAGATCGTCGACAGCCGCTACCGTGACTACCGGGGCAAGCTCCCGGACGCCGTGGCGGACAACGGTTTCTCGGCGTATTTCACGCTGGGACCGGTCGGCGTCGAACCATCCACAGTGGACCTTTCGCTGGAGGCGGCGCTTTTGGAGGTCGACGGTGCCATCGTCGACACCGCGACAGGTGCGGCCGTGCAGGGACATCCGGCGGAAGCCCTGGCGCTGGCGGCCAACACCCTCGGTGCCCGAGGGCTCGCGCTGGAGCCCGGCTGGATCGTGCTCACCGGCGGGATGACCGACGCGGTCGACGTGCGCCCGGGTTCACGGGTGGCGGCGCATTTCTCGCATCTGGGTTCGATCACGCTCGCCGGGTCTTGA